The following coding sequences are from one Humulus lupulus chromosome X, drHumLupu1.1, whole genome shotgun sequence window:
- the LOC133804262 gene encoding beta-fructofuranosidase, insoluble isoenzyme CWINV3-like isoform X1, whose translation MYHNGVYHLFYQHNPYGPLWGNIAWGHSISPNLIDWIHLDLALTPTDPNSDINGCWSGSTTVLPGNKPAILYTGIDSQNRQVQNLATPKNLSDPFLREWTKSPLNPLMTPINGLNPDRFRDPSTAWRGPDNMWRVVVGAGIDGHALAVMYKSSDFVNWTRSVAPLHSSQKTAMWECPDFFPVGINGSDGDNSYLNGDQYEKKHALKVSFDSRDYYVLGQYSPETEEFKVETDFMDEGSDLRLDYGKFYASKSFYDSEKKRRVVWGWVNESESDADATKKGWSGLQADVEVSFEVTELEEAESMNSSRVDPQMLCGETNANVRGKVGAFGLKVLASDDLTEQTSIFFRIFKTNNSEEKKKYVVLMCSDQSRSSLRDGLDKTTYGTFLDLDPLQEKITLRTLIDHSIVESFGGEGRSCITARVYPVLAINEGAHLYAFNNGTTSVKISNLNAWSMKNARIVSM comes from the exons ATGTACCACAATGGAGTATACCATCTCTTCTATCAACACAATCCGTACGGTCCATTATGGGGAAACATAGCATGGGGACATTCAATATCACCCAATCTCATCGATTGGATTCACCTCGACTTAGCCCTGACTCCCACTGATCCAAACTCCGACATCAATGGCTGCTGGAGCGGTTCAACCACCGTCCTTCCGGGCAACAAACCAGCCATACTATACACCGGAATCGACTCTCAAAACCGCCAAGTCCAGAACTTGGCCACACCCAAAAACCTCTCGGACCCTTTTCTCAGGGAATGGACCAAGTCTCCCCTCAACCCTCTGATGACTCCAATCAATGGCCTCAACCCAGACCGGTTTCGAGACCCCTCAACCGCTTGGCGGGGCCCCGACAACATGTGGCGGGTCGTAGTCGGAGCCGGGATTGATGGACATGCGTTAGCCGTTATGTACAAGAGTAGTGACTTTGTGAACTGGACAAGGTCCGTGGCACCACTTCACTCGTCTCAGAAGACTGCAATGTGGGAATGTCCTGATTTTTTTCCTGTGGGAATCAACGGCTCAGATGGGGACAATTCTTACTTGAATGGAGATCAGTATGAGAAGAAGCATGCTCTGAAAGTCAGCTTCGATAGTCGTGACTACTATGTGCTTGGACAGTATTCTCCTGAAACTGAGGAGTTTAAGGTTGAGACTGATTTTATGGATGAAGGTTCTGATCTGAGATTAGATTATGGAAAGTTTTATGCTTCGAAATCGTTTTATGATTCTGAGAAGAAGAGGAGAGTTGTGTGGGGTTGGGTGAATGAGTCTGAGAGTGATGCTGATGCCACCAAGAAAGGCTGGTCTGGGCTTCAG GCAGATGTGGAAGTTTCATTTGAGGTAACTGAGTTGGAAGAGGCCGAGTCAATGAACTCGAGTCGAGTTGATCCCCAAATGCTTTGTGGTGAGACAAATGCAAATGTAAGAGGCAAAGTTGGAGCCTTTGGTTTGAAGGTTTTGGCTTCTGATGACTTAACAGAACAAACTTCAATCTTCTTTCGAATATTCAAAACCAATAatagtgaggagaagaagaagtATGTTGTTCTGATGTGTAGTGACCAAAGCAG GTCTTCATTGAGAGATGGGCTTGACAAAACCACATATGGGACTTTTCTAGACTTGGATCCTCTCCAAGAGAAAATAACATTGAGAACTTTG ATTGATCATTCAATAGTTGAGAGTTTTGGTGGAGAAGGGAGGAGTTGTATCACAGCTAGGGTTTATCCAGTATTGGCAATTAACGAAGGAGCTCATTTATATGCATTCAACAATGGAACAACTAGTGTTAAGATCTCAAATCTTAACGCTTGGAGTATGAAGAACGCTCGAATTGTGTCCATGTAG
- the LOC133803608 gene encoding probable ADP,ATP carrier protein At5g56450: MGDNINKGFGKTKEKDEANPERGGESSSSSYYWLANFHRDLLAGAVMGGVVHTIVAPIERAKLLLQTQESNLAIVGSGRRRFKGMFDCIARTVREEGILSLWRGNGSSVIRYYPSVALNFSLKDLYRNMLRSGNSQAGHFASGASANFIAGAAAGCTTLILIYPLDIAHTRLAADIGRNEVRQFRGISHFLATVGRKDGIRGIYRGLPASLQGMIIHRGIYFGGFDTMKEMMSKESKPEVPLLKRWIAAQAVTTTAGMLSYPMDTVRRRMMMQSGLETPMYRSTRDCWRKIYRTEGVVSFYRGAVSNIFRSTGAAAILVLYDEVKKFMNWGGF, translated from the exons ATGGGTGATAATATAAACAAAGGGTTTGGGAAAACGAAAGAGAAAGATGAAGCTAACCCAGAAAGGGGTGGGGAAAGCTCATCGAGTTCGTACTATTGGTTGGCTAACTTTCATCGTGATCTATTGGCGGGTGCGGTGATGGGTGGAGTTGTACACACGATTGTTGCGCCGATTGAGAGAGCAAAGCTTTTGTTACAGACCCAAGAGAGTAATCTGGCCATTGTTGGAAGTGGGCGTAGAAGATTCAAGGGAATGTTTGATTGTATAGCTCGTACTGTCCGGGAAGAAGGCATTCTTTCATTGTGGAGAGGCAATGGAAGCAGTGTTATTCGCTATTACCCTTCTGTTGCTCTCAATTTCTCCCTCAAG GATCTGTATCGAAACATGTTAAGAAGTGGGAACTCACAGGCAGGTCATTTTGCCTCCGGTGCATCAGCCAACTTCATCGCTGGAGCTGCAGCAGGTTGCACCACGCTGATCCTAATATACCCTCTTGACATAGCCCACACCCGCCTGGCTGCAGACATTGGCAGGAACGAAGTCCGCCAGTTCCGCGGCATCTCTCACTTTCTCGCCACCGTTGGCAGGAAAGATGGCATTCGGGGGATCTACCGCGGGCTGCCTGCTTCCCTACAAGGAATGATCATCCACCGGGGGATCTACTTTGGGGGGTTCGACACAATGAAGGAGATGATGTCCAAAGAATCCAAACCCGAGGTGCCATTGCTCAAGCGCTGGATAGCTGCTCAGGCAGTGACGACGACAGCAGGGATGTTGTCCTATCCGATGGATACAGTCCGTAGGCGAATGATGATGCAGTCAGGACTCGAAACGCCCATGTACCGCAGCACTCGGGACTGCTGGAGGAAGATTTACAGGACAGAGGGAGTGGTGTCGTTTTACCGAGGCGCAGTTTCTAACATTTTTAGGAGTACAGGAGCTGCGGCCATCTTGGTTTTGTACGATGAGGTTAAGAAGTTCATGAATTGGGGAGGATTTTAG
- the LOC133804262 gene encoding beta-fructofuranosidase, insoluble isoenzyme CWINV3-like isoform X2 produces the protein MFVIWVTGLTLLVLISHGIEASNHRQRSLESNPDEQPYRTGYHFQPSKNWMNDPNGPMYHNGVYHLFYQHNPYGPLWGNIAWGHSISPNLIDWIHLDLALTPTDPNSDINGCWSGSTTVLPGNKPAILYTGIDSQNRQVQNLATPKNLSDPFLREWTKSPLNPLMTPINGLNPDRFRDPSTAWRGPDNMWRVVVGAGIDGHALAVMYKSSDFVNWTRSVAPLHSSQKTAMWECPDFFPVGINGSDGDNSYLNGDQYEKKHALKVSFDSRDYYVLGQYSPETEEFKVETDFMDEGSDLRLDYGKFYASKSFYDSEKKRRVVWGWVNESESDADATKKGWSGLQSIPRSVVLSKSGSQLVEWPVEEIEKLRGYKVSLQNIELQGDLVIEISGITASQADVEVSFEVTELEEAESMNSSRVDPQMLCGETNANVRGKVGAFGLKVLASDDLTEQTSIFFRIFKTNNSEEKKKYVVLMCSDQSRSSLRDGLDKTTYGTFLDLDPLQEKITLRTLIDHSIVESFGGEGRSCITARVYPVLAINEGAHLYAFNNGTTSVKISNLNAWSMKNARIVSM, from the exons ATGTTTGTGATTTGGGTTACTGGTTTAACCCTTCTAGTTCTGATCAGCCATGGAATTGAAGCTTCAAATCATAGACAAAGAAGTCTTGAATCCAATCCTGATGAGCAGCCCTATAGGACTGGCTATCATTTTCAACCCTCCAAGAACTGGATGaacg ATCCAAATG GACCAATGTACCACAATGGAGTATACCATCTCTTCTATCAACACAATCCGTACGGTCCATTATGGGGAAACATAGCATGGGGACATTCAATATCACCCAATCTCATCGATTGGATTCACCTCGACTTAGCCCTGACTCCCACTGATCCAAACTCCGACATCAATGGCTGCTGGAGCGGTTCAACCACCGTCCTTCCGGGCAACAAACCAGCCATACTATACACCGGAATCGACTCTCAAAACCGCCAAGTCCAGAACTTGGCCACACCCAAAAACCTCTCGGACCCTTTTCTCAGGGAATGGACCAAGTCTCCCCTCAACCCTCTGATGACTCCAATCAATGGCCTCAACCCAGACCGGTTTCGAGACCCCTCAACCGCTTGGCGGGGCCCCGACAACATGTGGCGGGTCGTAGTCGGAGCCGGGATTGATGGACATGCGTTAGCCGTTATGTACAAGAGTAGTGACTTTGTGAACTGGACAAGGTCCGTGGCACCACTTCACTCGTCTCAGAAGACTGCAATGTGGGAATGTCCTGATTTTTTTCCTGTGGGAATCAACGGCTCAGATGGGGACAATTCTTACTTGAATGGAGATCAGTATGAGAAGAAGCATGCTCTGAAAGTCAGCTTCGATAGTCGTGACTACTATGTGCTTGGACAGTATTCTCCTGAAACTGAGGAGTTTAAGGTTGAGACTGATTTTATGGATGAAGGTTCTGATCTGAGATTAGATTATGGAAAGTTTTATGCTTCGAAATCGTTTTATGATTCTGAGAAGAAGAGGAGAGTTGTGTGGGGTTGGGTGAATGAGTCTGAGAGTGATGCTGATGCCACCAAGAAAGGCTGGTCTGGGCTTCAG TCTATTCCCAGAAGTGTTGTTCTAAGTAAATCAGGGAGCCAATTAGTAGAATGGCCAGTAGAAGAGATAGAAAAACTAAGAGGTTACAAAGTTAGTCTCCAAAACATCGAGCTTCAGGGTGACTTAGTCATTGAAATTTCTGGTATCACAGCTTCAcag GCAGATGTGGAAGTTTCATTTGAGGTAACTGAGTTGGAAGAGGCCGAGTCAATGAACTCGAGTCGAGTTGATCCCCAAATGCTTTGTGGTGAGACAAATGCAAATGTAAGAGGCAAAGTTGGAGCCTTTGGTTTGAAGGTTTTGGCTTCTGATGACTTAACAGAACAAACTTCAATCTTCTTTCGAATATTCAAAACCAATAatagtgaggagaagaagaagtATGTTGTTCTGATGTGTAGTGACCAAAGCAG GTCTTCATTGAGAGATGGGCTTGACAAAACCACATATGGGACTTTTCTAGACTTGGATCCTCTCCAAGAGAAAATAACATTGAGAACTTTG ATTGATCATTCAATAGTTGAGAGTTTTGGTGGAGAAGGGAGGAGTTGTATCACAGCTAGGGTTTATCCAGTATTGGCAATTAACGAAGGAGCTCATTTATATGCATTCAACAATGGAACAACTAGTGTTAAGATCTCAAATCTTAACGCTTGGAGTATGAAGAACGCTCGAATTGTGTCCATGTAG
- the LOC133807184 gene encoding protein indeterminate-domain 7-like translates to MIKGLMVDDNMSNLTFASSGEILSASSSSTRNDQSLGTSMYPQNSSASTNQELPPPPNKKKRNLPGNPDPEAEVVALSPKTLLTTNRFICEICNKGFQRDQNLQLHRRGHNLPWKLKQRSSKDVIKKKVYVCPEPSCVHHDPSRALGDLTGIKKHFFRKHGEKKWKCEKCSKRYAVQSDWKAHSKICGTREYRCDCGTLFSRRDSFITHRAFCDALAQESSSTSTAAPRAMTAITNQPPLLHHHHHQQPFHHHPHGGAAIKRELQDAIPPWLAFPPPPQPQPQQHQQQQQQPFMFSSSTTNSSLLLNMQLPPPPPQQPPPPPPSSSSAFASATALLQKAAQMGSTMSSSSRSSGTPAAAAASFLKAHNQAHLPHHHNHDQYLLSSTTSATHHDDHDDEFRFGNDYDDMMSSLSAAVAPPPPPPPPGSGGGGGSDGLTRDFLGLRKFSHRDIFDIVGLDHHINSSSSSSAYGTDHHHHHLHQKNDQPWQG, encoded by the exons atgatCAAGGGTTTGATGGTAGATGATAACATGTCCAATTTGACTTTTGCATCATCTGGTGAAATTTTAAGTGCTTCTTCTTCAAGTACAAGAAATGACCAATCTTTAGGCACTTCCATGTACCCTCAAAACTCCTCTGCTTCAACAAATCAAgaactaccaccaccaccaaaCAAGAAGAAACGAAATCTTCCCGGAAATCCAG ACCCAGAAGCTGAAGTTGTAGCTTTATCTCCAAAAACCCTACTGACAACCAATAGATTCATATGTGAGATCTGTAACAAAGGGTTTCAGAGAGACCAGAATCTTCAGCTCCACAGAAGAGGGCATAATCTACCATGGAAGCTAAAGCAAAGATCAAGCAAAGATGTGATAAAGAAGAAGGTTTATGTTTGTCCAGAGCCCTCGTGCGTTCACCATGACCCATCTAGGGCTCTTGGAGATCTCACTGGTATTAAGAAGCACTTTTTCAGAAAGCATGGTGAGAAGAAGTGGAAGTGTGAGAAGTGCTCTAAGCGTTATGCTGTTCAATCAGATTGGAAAGCTCATTCCAAGATCTGTGGCACTAGAGAGTACAGATGTGACTGTGGAACACTTTTTTCCAG AAGGGACAGTTTTATAACCCATAGAGCCTTTTGTGATGCTTTAGCTCAAGAGAGTAGCAGTACAAGTACTGCTGCACCCAGAGCCATGACAGCTATTACCAACCAACCACCACTCcttcaccatcatcatcatcagcaACCCTTCCACCACCATCCCCACGGCGGCGCCGCCATCAAAAGAGAACTCCAAGACGCCATACCACCGTGGTTGGCTTTTCCTCctccgccgcagccgcagccTCAACAacaccaacaacaacaacaacaaccctTTATGTTCTCTTCTTCTACCACCAATTCTTCACTACTTCTCAACATGCAACTACCACCGCCGCCGCCGCAGCagccgccgccgccgccgcctTCTTCATCATCTGCTTTCGCCTCTGCCACTGCTTTACTACAAAAGGCGGCTCAAATGGGCTCCACCATGAGCAGCAGCAGCCGTAGTAGTGGTACTCCGGCGGCGGCGGCGGCTTCGTTTCTCAAGGCCCATAATCAGGCCCACCTACCTCACCATCATAATCATGATCAGTACTTGTTGTCTTCcactacttctgctactcatcATGATGACCATGATGATGAGTTTAGGTTTGGGAACGATTATGATGACATGATGAGCTCTCTCTCTGCGGCTGTAGCTCCTCCTCCGCCTCCACCGCCGCCGGGgagcggtggtggtggtggtagtgatGGGTTGACTAGAGACTTCTTGGGGTTGAGGAAATTCTCGCATAGAGATATTTTCGATATAGTTGGACTTGATCATCATATAAActcctcatcatcatcatcagctTATGGaacagatcatcatcatcatcatcttcatcagAAAAATGATCAACCTTGGCAAGGTTAA